From a single Larimichthys crocea isolate SSNF chromosome XIII, L_crocea_2.0, whole genome shotgun sequence genomic region:
- the e2f3 gene encoding transcription factor E2F3, with protein sequence MEKAPLSHKGGKTPASSPIARDCPFMKPRYDTSLVFLTQRFAELLKQSADGVLDLNIVAQELHASKRRVYDVTNVLEGIQLIKKKSKNNVQWLGGSLNSDNELKALSAEEKRLDEMIQICTQQVHKIFDDRLGQKFAYLTYEDVQKIPSLKEQTVIVIKAPAETKLEVPHPEESLQVHLSSTKGPIEVFLCCDDPIPMDVTECNVANGSLLNSSTNGNSSVPMSPNSSFIQMSSKDNSNHTQGINRISNSLSEPTQHSTPATVTHVPPVPTSLQPSSGDQQSFVTLTPPLAPSLDRGEYLLSLAENEGITDLFSSVDLDQLCLDMPL encoded by the exons ATGGAGAAAGCCCCTCTGTCCCACAAAGGAGGAAAGA CGCCCGCCTCCAGTCCCATAGCACGCGACTGTCCGTTCATGAAGCCGCGCTATGACACCTCGCTCGTGTTCTTGACGCAGAGGTTCGCGGAGCTCCTGAAGCAATCTGCCGATGGAGTGTTGGACCTAAATATAGTCGCTCAGGAGCTCCATGCCTCTAAGAGACGTGTCTACGATGTCACCAATGTCCTGGAGGGAATCCAGCTCATCAAAAAGAAGTCGAAAAACAATGTCCAGTGGCT GGGCGGTTCTTTAAACTCGGATAATGAGCTGAAGGCTCTTagtgcagaggagaagaggttgGACGAGATGATCCAAATCTGTACGCAGCAGGTTCACAAGATTTTTGACGACCGGCTGGGTCAGAA ATTTGCCTATTTGACTTACGAGGATGTCCAAAAGATTCCCAGCTTGAAAGAACAGACTGTGATTGTGATCAAAGCCCCTGCTGAGACAAAACTGGAGGTGCCACACCCAGAAGAG AGCCTCCAGGTCCACCTGAGCAGCACAAAAGGGCCCATTGAGGTGTTCCTCTGCTGTGATGACCCCATTCCTATGGATGTTACTGAGTGCAATGTGGCCAATGGCAGCCTCTTAAACTCATCCACCAATGGGAACAGCTCTGTTCCCATGTCGCCGAACTCGTCCTTTATCCAGATGTCTTCCAAAG ACAATTCTAACCATACTCAAGGAATCAATAGAATCTCAAACTCGCTGTCCGAACCGACACAACACTCAACACCAGCTACTGTCACCCATGTTCCCCCCGTGCCCACCTCTCTCCAACCTTCCTCTGGAGATCAGCAGAGCTTTGTCACCCTCACTCCACCTCTGGCCCCCTCTCTTGATCGGGGGGAGTACCTTCTAAGCCTTGCCGAGAATGAGGGCATCACTGaccttttctcctctgttgaCCTGGATCAGTTGTGCCTGGATATGCCCCTCTGA